The Brachyspira hyodysenteriae ATCC 27164 genome includes a window with the following:
- the rbsK gene encoding ribokinase, with translation MSKKVLVIGSINKDLVVTAPRFPKEGETILGNSFYTGNGGKGANQACAIGKLGGDVSILGAVGDDSFAKDLCNALISNNVNTDNLIVKNNVSTGIAVITVTEYGANNIIVAQGANALITKDDIKEELISLYDIIVIQLEIPLEIAEYAAYIAKKLGKTVVLNPSPAVKLSRDFLSYADILIPNETEIDIIGGIDYAFECGVKNIILTLGANGCDFINKEGRKHFDAYKVNVVDTTAAGDSFLGGVVRMIADNKSIEEAIIFATKVSNITVTRKGAIDSIPTYDEVVSKKWC, from the coding sequence ATGAGTAAGAAAGTTTTAGTTATAGGAAGCATAAATAAAGATTTAGTTGTAACTGCTCCTCGTTTTCCTAAAGAAGGAGAAACAATATTAGGAAATAGTTTTTATACAGGAAATGGAGGAAAAGGAGCAAATCAGGCTTGTGCCATAGGTAAATTAGGCGGTGATGTAAGTATACTTGGTGCTGTAGGAGATGATAGTTTTGCAAAAGATTTATGCAATGCTTTAATATCTAATAATGTTAATACTGATAATTTAATAGTAAAAAATAATGTTTCTACAGGCATTGCGGTTATTACTGTTACTGAGTATGGTGCAAATAATATTATTGTGGCACAAGGAGCTAATGCTTTAATTACAAAAGATGATATAAAAGAAGAATTAATATCTTTATATGATATAATAGTTATACAGCTTGAAATTCCATTAGAAATAGCTGAATATGCTGCATATATTGCTAAAAAACTAGGAAAAACAGTTGTACTCAATCCTTCTCCGGCTGTAAAGCTAAGCAGAGATTTTTTAAGTTATGCTGATATACTTATTCCTAATGAAACAGAGATAGATATTATAGGCGGTATAGATTATGCATTTGAATGCGGAGTTAAAAATATAATACTTACTTTGGGTGCTAATGGATGCGATTTTATAAATAAAGAAGGAAGAAAACATTTTGATGCTTATAAAGTAAATGTTGTTGATACTACTGCAGCAGGAGATAGTTTTTTGGGCGGAGTTGTAAGAATGATAGCTGATAATAAATCTATAGAAGAAGCTATAATTTTTGCTACAAAAGTTTCTAATATAACAGTTACTAGAAAAGGGGCAATAGATTCTATACCAACTTACGATGAAGTTGTATCTAAAAAATGGTGCTAA
- a CDS encoding LrgB family protein — translation MKELFIQNPIIPIVITLIAYIISYTIYVKTKFPVLTPLVTSVILVGFSLYFMQVPYSVYNESGGKFINALVGPATVVLALPIYRNLPILKANLAVIFISIAIGSSIGIIGIFISAKLMGISDALFPSLLTKSVTTAIAVDITANMGGIKSITILSVIISGVTGAILAPTVCKICKIKSSLAIGLSIGTSSHAVGTSKAIELGETEGAMSGLAIGIAGALSVVLIPILYKLLLIIWR, via the coding sequence ATGAAAGAATTATTTATACAAAACCCTATTATACCAATAGTTATAACTCTAATTGCATATATAATATCATATACTATATATGTAAAAACTAAATTCCCTGTTTTGACTCCATTAGTAACAAGCGTAATATTAGTTGGTTTTTCATTATATTTTATGCAAGTTCCATATAGTGTTTATAATGAAAGCGGCGGTAAATTTATAAATGCTTTGGTAGGACCTGCTACTGTTGTTTTAGCCCTTCCAATATATAGAAATCTTCCTATATTAAAGGCAAATTTGGCTGTAATATTTATAAGCATAGCAATAGGAAGCTCAATAGGAATAATAGGAATATTTATATCTGCCAAATTGATGGGTATATCAGATGCTTTATTTCCTTCCCTACTCACAAAATCTGTTACAACTGCTATTGCTGTAGATATAACTGCAAATATGGGCGGAATTAAATCTATAACTATTTTATCAGTTATTATATCCGGTGTTACAGGAGCTATTCTTGCCCCTACTGTATGTAAGATATGCAAAATAAAATCATCTTTGGCTATAGGGCTATCAATCGGAACATCTTCACATGCCGTAGGAACAAGTAAGGCAATAGAATTAGGTGAAACCGAAGGTGCTATGTCAGGATTAGCCATAGGTATTGCAGGTGCTTTATCTGTTGTACTTATACCTATACTGTATAAGCTTCTTTTGATAATATGGAGATAA
- a CDS encoding CidA/LrgA family protein encodes MKLIKQFAVIFSIYSISDILSKTLKLPIPGNVIGMMLLFFLLLTGIVKESHIDEASELLIANMSLLFIPGTLAIIDEYQYVKAEIIPFVIICIFMAVIIMIATGLSAQFFEKLFSKFRK; translated from the coding sequence ATGAAACTCATTAAACAATTTGCTGTAATATTTTCTATATATTCAATATCAGATATTTTAAGCAAAACATTAAAACTTCCTATACCTGGAAATGTAATAGGTATGATGCTTTTATTTTTTCTGCTATTAACAGGAATAGTAAAAGAAAGTCATATAGATGAAGCAAGCGAATTATTAATAGCAAATATGTCATTATTATTCATTCCGGGAACTTTAGCTATAATAGATGAATATCAATATGTAAAAGCTGAAATTATACCATTTGTGATAATATGCATATTTATGGCTGTAATTATTATGATAGCTACAGGATTATCAGCACAGTTTTTTGAAAAATTATTTTCAAAATTTAGAAAATAA
- the rpmG gene encoding 50S ribosomal protein L33, with amino-acid sequence MAGAKVKTEQIHLQCTECKRKNYITTKNKQNVPEKLELKKYCPHDKKHTIHKELKVSR; translated from the coding sequence ATGGCAGGTGCTAAAGTAAAAACAGAACAAATACATCTTCAATGCACAGAATGCAAAAGAAAGAATTATATAACAACAAAAAATAAACAAAATGTTCCAGAAAAATTGGAATTAAAAAAATATTGCCCTCATGATAAAAAACATACAATTCATAAGGAATTAAAAGTATCAAGATAA
- the secE gene encoding preprotein translocase subunit SecE produces MADKKKNNIIDSIKEIKKELFERSVWPTRQDVINQTVVVIILLILASAFLGAADYVVTFLTRALLDGSILSSLISSKITLVLLLAVVVLFVIYFAIRYMRKNRYNR; encoded by the coding sequence ATGGCTGATAAAAAGAAAAATAATATAATTGATTCTATCAAAGAGATAAAAAAGGAACTCTTTGAAAGAAGTGTTTGGCCTACTCGTCAAGATGTAATAAATCAGACAGTTGTTGTTATAATATTGCTTATTTTAGCATCAGCTTTTTTGGGGGCTGCTGATTACGTTGTAACATTTTTGACAAGGGCTTTACTTGACGGTTCTATTTTGAGTAGCTTGATATCTTCTAAAATTACATTAGTTTTATTACTTGCTGTAGTTGTTTTGTTTGTAATATATTTTGCTATTCGCTATATGAGAAAAAATAGATATAATAGGTGA
- the nusG gene encoding transcription termination/antitermination protein NusG, which translates to MSEEISDIKDYKWYIVHTQHGYENKVRERIEKRAKENGMTDLIVDIYIPSETVTSTKNGKKVSKEEFFYPGYVLVKMVMNDATQSMVRRTPGVAGFIGSHATTKEEGNIIPTPLSESDVARIFENREDKSKTGINEIIGMEFDIGEKVQVIDGPFNGLNGIIENINSDKGRVTVKIEIFGRSTPTELEFSKVKKL; encoded by the coding sequence ATGTCTGAAGAAATATCTGATATAAAAGATTATAAATGGTATATAGTTCATACTCAGCACGGCTATGAAAATAAAGTTCGTGAACGTATAGAAAAAAGAGCTAAAGAAAATGGTATGACAGATCTTATAGTTGACATATATATACCTTCAGAAACAGTAACTTCTACAAAAAATGGTAAAAAAGTATCAAAAGAGGAATTCTTTTATCCTGGTTATGTTTTAGTGAAAATGGTAATGAATGATGCTACACAATCTATGGTTAGAAGAACTCCAGGTGTTGCAGGCTTTATAGGAAGTCATGCTACAACTAAAGAAGAAGGTAATATTATTCCTACTCCTTTAAGTGAATCAGATGTTGCACGTATATTTGAAAATAGAGAAGATAAGTCTAAAACAGGTATCAATGAAATCATTGGAATGGAATTTGATATAGGTGAAAAGGTTCAGGTAATAGACGGACCTTTCAATGGACTTAATGGTATAATAGAAAATATTAATTCTGATAAAGGTAGAGTAACAGTAAAAATAGAAATATTCGGAAGAAGTACTCCTACAGAATTAGAATTTAGTAAAGTAAAAAAGTTATAA
- the rplK gene encoding 50S ribosomal protein L11, with protein sequence MAKKVVGIVKVRIPGGEATPAPPLGPALGQKQIQIAAFVKDFNAKTSKMKGQLLNTYITVYEDKTYTFVTKGTSTSTLIKKKLGIEKGSGEPNKTKVATINQKQLEEIAQEKMAYMSANDIEAAKKIVAGTARAMGIKVE encoded by the coding sequence ATGGCTAAAAAAGTGGTTGGTATTGTAAAGGTTCGCATACCAGGCGGAGAGGCAACTCCTGCTCCTCCATTAGGACCTGCATTGGGTCAGAAGCAGATACAAATAGCCGCTTTCGTTAAGGATTTTAATGCTAAAACTTCTAAAATGAAAGGTCAGCTATTGAATACTTACATAACAGTGTATGAAGATAAAACTTATACATTCGTTACTAAAGGAACATCTACTTCTACATTAATTAAAAAGAAATTGGGCATAGAAAAAGGTTCTGGAGAGCCTAACAAAACTAAAGTTGCTACAATCAATCAAAAGCAGCTTGAAGAAATTGCTCAGGAAAAAATGGCTTATATGTCAGCTAATGATATAGAAGCAGCTAAAAAAATAGTTGCGGGTACAGCTCGTGCTATGGGTATTAAAGTAGAATAA
- the rplA gene encoding 50S ribosomal protein L1 has translation MATKEKKIGGKRYDAIRKQVEKLRLYSVDEAIELAKKNATCKFDETIEVTINLNILPKHSIRDTLSFPNAFGKEKRVVVFAQGEKADEAKAAGAMEVGFEDLIDKVKGGYTDFDVAIATPDLMKEVGKLGQILGRKGLMPNPKTGTVTLDIAQAVKSFKAGRMEYRADKNGIVRMGIGKASMDVNKLNENFKVFYDEILRKKPTDLKGEYIKAVGVTSTMGVGIKIDHKRIKM, from the coding sequence ATGGCTACAAAAGAGAAAAAAATAGGTGGCAAACGTTACGACGCTATAAGAAAGCAAGTAGAGAAATTAAGACTCTATTCCGTAGATGAAGCTATTGAATTAGCTAAGAAAAACGCTACCTGTAAATTTGATGAAACTATTGAGGTAACAATAAACCTTAATATCTTACCTAAACACTCAATAAGAGATACATTATCATTCCCAAATGCTTTCGGTAAAGAAAAAAGAGTAGTAGTATTTGCACAAGGTGAAAAAGCTGATGAGGCAAAAGCTGCTGGTGCTATGGAAGTTGGTTTTGAAGATTTAATTGACAAAGTTAAAGGCGGATATACAGACTTCGATGTTGCTATTGCTACTCCAGATTTGATGAAAGAAGTAGGTAAATTGGGACAAATTCTTGGAAGAAAAGGACTTATGCCTAACCCTAAAACAGGAACAGTTACTCTTGACATAGCTCAGGCAGTAAAAAGTTTCAAAGCTGGAAGAATGGAATACAGAGCTGATAAAAACGGTATTGTAAGAATGGGTATAGGAAAAGCATCAATGGATGTTAATAAGTTAAATGAAAATTTCAAAGTATTCTATGATGAAATTTTAAGAAAAAAACCTACAGATTTAAAAGGTGAATATATTAAAGCAGTAGGTGTAACATCTACAATGGGTGTAGGTATAAAAATAGATCATAAAAGAATCAAAATGTAA
- the rplJ gene encoding 50S ribosomal protein L10 — protein sequence MPNKKNIETVSLLKETMGGCAGLVFFDYRGVTVAQLTELRRELAKTSSSMKICKNSLVDIALKELGREVKDEMFVNPTAVVFAKEDVPSAAKVISEASKKNDKIKIKGGYMGEDLLNPADVQVVANIPPREVLLSHLVTALESPISSLANSLQSVISELAYVLDSVEEEKKKSA from the coding sequence ATGCCTAATAAGAAAAACATTGAAACAGTATCATTGCTTAAAGAAACTATGGGAGGATGTGCTGGTTTAGTATTCTTCGATTACAGAGGAGTAACAGTAGCACAGCTTACAGAGTTAAGACGTGAATTAGCAAAGACTTCTTCTTCAATGAAAATATGTAAAAACTCTTTAGTTGATATTGCTTTAAAAGAGTTAGGCAGAGAAGTAAAAGATGAGATGTTCGTTAATCCTACAGCTGTAGTATTTGCTAAGGAAGATGTTCCTAGCGCAGCTAAAGTAATAAGCGAAGCATCTAAGAAAAATGATAAAATAAAAATCAAAGGCGGCTATATGGGTGAAGATTTGCTTAATCCGGCAGATGTTCAAGTAGTAGCTAATATTCCGCCAAGAGAAGTTTTACTTTCTCATCTTGTTACAGCACTCGAGTCTCCTATATCAAGCTTGGCAAACAGCTTGCAAAGCGTTATATCAGAACTTGCTTATGTGCTTGACAGTGTTGAAGAAGAAAAGAAAAAATCAGCTTAA
- the rplL gene encoding 50S ribosomal protein L7/L12 — MALSKEEILQAIEEMKVIELHELVEAIKEKFNVTAAMPVAAVAAAPAGGAAAPAEEEKNEFDIILTGFDAAQKIALIKEVRAVSGLGLKEAKDAVEKGGETIKSGVSKEEAAAIKKQLEAAGGKVEVK, encoded by the coding sequence ATGGCTTTAAGTAAAGAAGAAATATTACAAGCAATAGAAGAAATGAAAGTTATAGAGCTTCATGAATTAGTAGAAGCTATTAAAGAAAAATTCAATGTAACAGCAGCTATGCCAGTTGCAGCAGTAGCAGCAGCTCCTGCAGGCGGTGCAGCAGCTCCAGCTGAAGAAGAGAAAAATGAATTCGATATCATTCTTACAGGTTTTGATGCAGCTCAAAAAATTGCTCTTATTAAAGAAGTTAGAGCAGTTAGCGGCTTAGGATTAAAAGAAGCTAAAGATGCTGTTGAAAAAGGCGGAGAAACAATCAAATCAGGCGTTTCTAAAGAAGAAGCTGCAGCTATTAAGAAACAATTAGAAGCTGCTGGTGGTAAAGTTGAAGTTAAATAA